One Sphingomonas sabuli genomic region harbors:
- a CDS encoding acyloxyacyl hydrolase has translation MKFAIAFLTGAAALALPATAHAQEIFGGVFVHGVNTPLTLGGDPEDGVDVQLGYRARPIAQLFGAKLQPYAFGALNTAGDTSFAAVGLSAKFGDSIYIRPGLGLALHTGSAGKFDNPFNDKIEFGSRVLFEPEIAVGARLAPRISAELSLVHLSHATIFSGQNPGIDTVGVRVNVELP, from the coding sequence ATGAAATTCGCGATTGCCTTCCTCACCGGCGCGGCGGCGCTGGCGCTTCCGGCAACAGCCCACGCGCAGGAAATTTTCGGCGGCGTCTTCGTCCACGGCGTCAATACGCCGCTGACGCTTGGCGGCGACCCGGAGGACGGGGTCGACGTCCAGCTCGGCTATCGCGCGCGCCCGATCGCGCAATTGTTCGGCGCGAAGCTGCAGCCTTATGCCTTCGGCGCGCTCAACACCGCGGGTGACACCAGCTTTGCCGCGGTCGGCCTGTCGGCCAAGTTCGGCGACAGCATCTACATCCGCCCGGGCCTTGGCCTGGCGCTCCACACCGGGTCGGCGGGCAAGTTCGACAATCCGTTCAACGACAAGATCGAATTCGGCTCGCGCGTGCTGTTCGAACCGGAAATCGCGGTCGGTGCCCGGCTGGCGCCGCGGATCAGTGCAGAGCTGAGCCTGGTGCACCTGAGCCACGCGACCATCTTCAGCGGGCAGAACCCCGGGATCGACACCGTCGGGGTGAGGGTCAACGTCGAGCTGCCGTAA
- a CDS encoding DUF2585 family protein — MSRRFTILSTGITLAIAIAILLLMARPPLCTCGELGLWGPVGPKQSQMLTDWYSLSHFIHGFLFFGILWLVARRWPLRFRFLVALAVETAWEIAENTPLVIDRYREATAALGYSGDSIVNSVSDILMMALGFLAARKLPLWASILIVLLLELVPLLAIRDNLTLNVLMLVAPSDAILQWQAGA, encoded by the coding sequence ATGAGCCGCCGCTTCACGATCCTGTCGACCGGGATCACCCTCGCCATTGCCATCGCCATCCTGCTGCTAATGGCGCGCCCGCCGCTGTGCACCTGCGGCGAGCTTGGCCTGTGGGGTCCGGTCGGGCCGAAGCAAAGCCAGATGCTGACCGACTGGTACAGTCTCAGCCATTTCATCCACGGCTTCCTCTTTTTCGGCATCCTGTGGCTGGTCGCCCGGCGCTGGCCGCTGCGCTTCCGCTTCCTTGTCGCGCTCGCGGTCGAAACGGCGTGGGAGATTGCGGAGAACACGCCGCTGGTGATCGACCGCTATCGCGAAGCCACCGCAGCGCTCGGCTATAGCGGGGATTCTATCGTCAATTCGGTCAGCGACATCCTGATGATGGCGCTGGGCTTCCTCGCGGCCCGCAAGCTGCCGCTTTGGGCGTCCATTTTAATCGTTTTATTGCTGGAGCTTGTGCCGTTGCTCGCGATCCGCGACAATCTCACGCTCAACGTGTTGATGCTCGTCGCGCCCAGCGACGCGATCCTGCAATGGCAGGCAGGCGCGTAA
- the acnA gene encoding aconitate hydratase AcnA yields MIPTGNDSLNTRSTLKAGDRTFAYYSLEKAAETLGDLSRLPFSMKVLLENLLRFEDGETVKVKDLEAMAEWLKERKVNREIQYRPARVLMQDFTGVPAVVDLAAMRDAMTSLGGDAQKINPLVPVHLVIDHSVMVDEFGTPMAFEKNVEFEYQRNGERYEFLKWGSQAFDNFKVVPPGTGICHQVNLEHIAQCVWTSADQNGDTVAYPDTLVGTDSHTTMVNGLGVLGWGVGGIEAEAAMLGQPVSMLIPEVVGFRLDGKLAEGITATDLVLTVTQMLRAKGVVGRFVEFYGPGLEHLPLADRATIANMAPEYGATCGFFPIDERTIDYLKLTGRDDEQVELVRAYCQAQGMWRDNDAPEPVFTDTLELDMATIEPSLAGPKRPQDRVLLSEIDDQFNRDLEQTYGKHDDPRVAVNGLDHDLGNGDVVIAAITSCTNTSNPSVLIGAGLVARKAREKGLQVKPWVKTSLAPGSQVVTDYLNESGLSEDLNALGFDLVGYGCTTCIGNSGPLAEPISKAVNENDLVAVSVLSGNRNFEGRVSPDCRANYLASPPLVVAYALKGTVRADIVNEPIGQASNGEDVYLKDIWPSNEEIRQLIDAHVHSTMFRRRYADVYNGDERWREIEISGGDTYAWPPTSTYIQNPPYFTGMTMDAAAPKDILRARPLALFGDSITTDHISPAGAIKPDSPAGRYLLDRQVSRGEFNSYGSRRGNHEVMMRGTFANIRIRNKMLDGVEGGFTRYAPTGETMPIYDAAMLYKQDDRPLVVIAGKEYGTGSSRDWAAKGTILLGVRAVIAESFERIHRSNLVGMGVLPLQFADGDTAKSLGLTGREKYTIEGVAGIKPRQDVTVTVTPDEGEPFTFTARCRIDTYNELDYFHAGGILQYVLRKLAA; encoded by the coding sequence ATGATCCCGACCGGCAACGACAGCCTCAACACGCGCTCGACCCTCAAGGCCGGGGACCGGACCTTCGCTTATTATTCGCTGGAAAAGGCGGCCGAGACGCTGGGCGACCTGTCGCGCCTACCCTTTTCGATGAAGGTGCTGCTCGAAAACCTGCTGCGCTTCGAGGACGGGGAGACAGTCAAGGTCAAGGACCTCGAGGCGATGGCCGAATGGCTCAAGGAGCGGAAGGTCAACCGCGAGATCCAGTATCGCCCGGCACGCGTGCTGATGCAGGATTTCACCGGCGTCCCCGCGGTAGTCGACCTGGCCGCGATGCGCGACGCGATGACCAGCCTTGGCGGCGACGCGCAGAAGATCAATCCGCTGGTGCCCGTCCACCTGGTCATCGACCACAGCGTGATGGTCGACGAATTCGGCACGCCGATGGCGTTCGAGAAGAACGTCGAGTTCGAATATCAGCGCAACGGCGAACGCTATGAATTCCTCAAGTGGGGCAGCCAGGCGTTCGACAATTTCAAGGTCGTGCCGCCGGGCACGGGTATCTGCCACCAGGTCAATCTCGAACATATCGCCCAGTGCGTGTGGACCAGCGCCGACCAGAACGGCGACACCGTCGCCTATCCGGATACGCTGGTCGGCACCGATAGTCATACGACGATGGTCAACGGCCTCGGCGTGCTCGGCTGGGGCGTCGGCGGGATCGAGGCCGAAGCGGCGATGCTCGGCCAGCCGGTATCGATGCTGATCCCCGAAGTCGTCGGCTTCCGCCTCGACGGCAAGCTGGCCGAAGGGATCACCGCCACCGACCTGGTGCTGACCGTCACCCAGATGCTGCGCGCCAAGGGCGTCGTCGGCCGCTTCGTCGAATTCTACGGCCCGGGGCTGGAACACCTTCCGCTCGCCGACCGCGCGACCATCGCCAACATGGCGCCCGAATATGGCGCGACCTGCGGCTTTTTCCCGATCGACGAACGGACGATCGACTATCTCAAGCTGACCGGCCGCGACGACGAGCAGGTCGAACTGGTCCGGGCCTATTGCCAGGCGCAGGGCATGTGGCGCGACAATGATGCGCCGGAGCCGGTGTTCACCGATACGCTGGAGCTCGACATGGCGACGATCGAGCCGTCGCTGGCCGGCCCCAAGCGGCCGCAGGACCGCGTGCTGCTGAGCGAGATCGACGACCAGTTCAATCGCGACCTTGAGCAAACCTACGGCAAGCACGACGACCCGCGCGTCGCGGTCAACGGCCTGGACCACGACCTTGGCAACGGCGACGTCGTCATCGCCGCAATCACCAGTTGCACCAACACCTCCAACCCGTCGGTGCTGATCGGCGCCGGCCTGGTCGCCCGCAAGGCGCGGGAGAAGGGGCTGCAGGTCAAGCCTTGGGTCAAGACCAGCCTCGCACCGGGCAGCCAGGTAGTGACCGACTATCTCAACGAAAGCGGCCTGAGCGAAGACCTCAACGCACTCGGCTTCGACCTCGTCGGTTACGGCTGTACGACCTGCATCGGCAATTCCGGTCCGCTGGCCGAACCGATCAGCAAGGCGGTCAACGAAAACGACCTGGTCGCCGTCAGCGTGCTGTCCGGCAACCGCAATTTCGAAGGCCGCGTGTCGCCCGACTGCCGCGCCAATTACCTGGCCTCGCCGCCCCTGGTGGTCGCCTATGCGCTCAAGGGTACGGTCCGGGCCGACATCGTCAACGAACCGATCGGCCAGGCGTCGAACGGAGAAGACGTGTACCTCAAGGACATCTGGCCCTCGAACGAGGAAATCCGCCAGCTGATCGACGCCCATGTCCATTCGACCATGTTCCGCCGGCGCTATGCCGACGTCTACAACGGTGACGAGCGCTGGCGCGAGATCGAGATCAGCGGCGGCGACACCTACGCCTGGCCGCCGACATCGACCTACATCCAGAACCCGCCCTATTTCACCGGCATGACGATGGATGCCGCCGCGCCCAAGGACATCTTGCGCGCCCGGCCGCTGGCGCTGTTCGGCGATTCCATCACCACCGACCACATTTCACCCGCCGGCGCGATCAAGCCCGACAGCCCGGCCGGCCGCTACCTCCTCGACCGCCAGGTCAGCCGCGGCGAATTCAACAGCTACGGCTCGCGCCGCGGCAATCATGAAGTGATGATGCGCGGCACGTTCGCCAACATCCGCATCCGCAACAAGATGCTCGACGGTGTCGAAGGCGGCTTCACCCGTTATGCGCCGACCGGCGAGACCATGCCGATCTACGACGCGGCGATGCTCTACAAGCAGGACGACCGACCGCTGGTCGTCATTGCCGGCAAGGAATATGGCACCGGCAGCTCGCGCGACTGGGCCGCCAAGGGCACGATCCTGCTGGGCGTGCGCGCGGTCATCGCCGAAAGCTTCGAGCGTATCCACCGCTCCAACCTCGTCGGCATGGGCGTCCTGCCGCTGCAATTCGCGGACGGCGACACCGCCAAAAGCCTCGGCCTCACCGGCAGGGAAAAGTACACGATCGAAGGCGTCGCCGGGATCAAGCCGCGCCAGGACGTGACGGTCACGGTGACGCCCGACGAAGGCGAACCGTTCACCTTCACCGCCCGCTGCCGGATCGATACCTACAACGAGCTCGACTACTTCCACGCCGGGGGAATCCTGCAATACGTCCTGCGGAAGCTCGCCGCCTGA
- a CDS encoding CBU_0592 family membrane protein yields the protein MAVEAAGWGGASLILLAYLLLSMGKLTGQSAAYQWMNVVGAIGFTINGWWHGALPSAALNVIWLGIGGVTLWRIRKRSAANRA from the coding sequence ATCGCGGTCGAAGCCGCCGGGTGGGGCGGCGCGAGCCTGATCCTGCTGGCCTATCTGCTGTTGTCGATGGGCAAGCTGACCGGCCAGTCGGCGGCCTATCAGTGGATGAACGTGGTCGGCGCGATCGGCTTCACCATCAACGGCTGGTGGCACGGCGCGCTGCCGTCGGCGGCGCTCAACGTCATCTGGCTGGGGATCGGCGGGGTGACGTTGTGGCGGATCAGGAAGCGATCGGCAGCCAATCGGGCCTGA
- a CDS encoding YgfZ/GcvT domain-containing protein, translating into MPATTLHDRAVLRLSGDGVRDFLQGLVTSDVSGPLPVWTGLLTPQGKCLFDFIAWADGADILLDCEAEAADDLAKRLAIYRLRRKIGIARDDTVAVHWSPDGGDGVSDPRLPALGRRWLGPATEPAAGWREHRLRLGVCEGRAELGDLLWLECNAAELNGVSFTKGCFVGQENTARMNWRSKVNRRLVVLDGDGERVRVTYPDLGLSVAHVRVDAIPDNAIRPDWLPIAS; encoded by the coding sequence ATGCCCGCGACCACCCTTCACGACCGCGCCGTGCTGCGCCTGTCCGGAGACGGCGTGCGCGACTTTTTGCAGGGGCTGGTGACCAGCGACGTCAGCGGCCCGCTGCCGGTGTGGACAGGGCTGCTGACACCGCAGGGCAAATGCCTGTTCGACTTTATCGCCTGGGCCGATGGCGCCGACATTCTCCTCGATTGCGAGGCGGAGGCCGCCGACGACTTGGCCAAGCGGCTGGCCATTTACCGCCTGCGTCGCAAGATCGGCATCGCCCGGGACGATACCGTCGCCGTCCATTGGTCGCCCGATGGCGGAGATGGCGTTTCCGATCCGCGCCTGCCCGCGCTCGGCCGCCGCTGGCTGGGGCCTGCGACAGAGCCCGCCGCCGGCTGGCGCGAGCATCGCCTGCGCCTTGGCGTGTGCGAAGGCCGCGCCGAACTTGGCGATCTCCTCTGGCTCGAATGCAACGCCGCCGAGCTCAACGGCGTCAGCTTCACCAAGGGCTGCTTCGTCGGACAGGAGAATACCGCGCGAATGAACTGGCGGTCGAAGGTCAACCGGCGGCTGGTCGTTCTCGACGGCGACGGCGAGCGCGTTCGGGTGACCTATCCGGACCTCGGGCTGTCGGTCGCGCATGTCCGGGTCGACGCTATCCCGGACAATGCCATCAGGCCCGATTGGCTGCCGATCGCTTCCTGA
- the pyrC gene encoding dihydroorotase has translation MQSMTIRRPDDWHVHLRDGDMLKLVAPFTARQFARAIIMPNLMPPVTQVAAAAAYRDRIAAAAGPDFTPLMTCYLTDESDADEIARGFDGGVWTAAKLYPANATTNSASGVTDIRNIHSPLERMQALGMVLCVHGEVTDPAVDIFDREAVFIERVLTPLLSDFPELKVVLEHITTAEAADFVAGAGPNVAATITPHHLMINRNAMFERGLRPHAYCLPVAKRERHRQAVRRAAVSGSPKFFLGTDSAPHHRPTKESGCGCAGIFNAPMALEAYATVFEEEGALDKLEGFASDHGPNFYGLPLNAGTVTLKREATDVPDLLGRGAIELVPFLAGQSVDWTLDD, from the coding sequence ATGCAAAGCATGACCATCCGACGCCCCGACGACTGGCACGTGCATTTGCGCGACGGCGACATGCTGAAGCTGGTCGCGCCGTTCACTGCGCGGCAGTTCGCGCGGGCGATCATCATGCCCAATCTGATGCCGCCGGTGACGCAGGTCGCCGCGGCCGCGGCCTATCGCGACCGGATCGCCGCCGCGGCCGGCCCGGACTTCACGCCGCTGATGACATGTTACCTGACCGACGAAAGCGACGCCGACGAAATCGCTCGCGGCTTCGACGGCGGGGTCTGGACGGCGGCCAAGCTGTACCCGGCGAACGCCACCACCAACAGCGCATCGGGCGTCACCGACATCCGCAATATCCACTCGCCGCTGGAACGGATGCAGGCGCTGGGCATGGTGCTATGCGTGCATGGCGAAGTGACCGATCCGGCAGTCGACATCTTCGACCGCGAAGCGGTGTTCATCGAGCGCGTGCTGACGCCGCTGCTCAGCGATTTTCCCGAGTTGAAGGTGGTGCTCGAACATATCACCACGGCCGAAGCGGCCGATTTCGTCGCGGGCGCCGGCCCCAATGTCGCGGCGACGATCACGCCGCATCACCTGATGATCAACCGCAACGCAATGTTCGAACGCGGGCTTCGGCCGCACGCTTACTGCCTGCCGGTGGCCAAGCGCGAACGGCATCGCCAGGCGGTGCGCCGCGCGGCGGTGTCGGGCTCGCCCAAATTCTTCCTTGGTACGGACAGCGCACCGCACCACCGCCCAACCAAGGAGTCCGGCTGCGGCTGCGCCGGCATCTTCAACGCGCCGATGGCGCTCGAAGCCTATGCCACGGTGTTCGAGGAGGAGGGCGCGCTCGACAAGCTCGAGGGCTTTGCCTCCGACCATGGGCCGAACTTCTACGGTCTGCCGCTCAATGCGGGCACGGTGACGTTGAAGCGTGAGGCGACCGACGTGCCGGACCTGCTTGGCCGCGGCGCTATCGAACTGGTGCCGTTTCTTGCGGGGCAGTCGGTCGACTGGACCCTGGACGACTGA
- a CDS encoding Crp/Fnr family transcriptional regulator yields the protein MNQAITDELDRIDEAFAGNRLLSTFPAEARALIEPSARIVQLDTGDVVHARGGDVDSTCFPFGTAMVSLVVELPDGRSIEAASIGHEGAVGGIVSCGRAPAFARAQVLVGGPALTVPMKVLEDAKLRSGHIRNLFCRFSDYLLSTVMQSAACNAFHPIEQRAARWLLTAQDRAGDSIELTQEALSGLLGVQRTTVNAVARTLQDEGLIATRRGTIHVTDRAGLKRRACECYEAIEGHFADVIGPGGGSC from the coding sequence ATGAATCAGGCAATCACCGATGAACTGGATCGTATCGATGAAGCCTTTGCCGGCAACCGGCTATTGTCCACGTTTCCGGCCGAAGCGCGGGCGCTGATCGAACCGTCCGCCAGGATCGTCCAGCTCGACACCGGGGACGTGGTCCATGCCCGTGGCGGCGATGTCGATTCGACCTGCTTCCCGTTCGGCACCGCAATGGTTTCGCTGGTCGTCGAACTGCCCGACGGCCGTTCGATCGAGGCCGCGTCGATCGGCCACGAAGGCGCGGTTGGCGGCATCGTCAGTTGCGGCCGGGCCCCCGCCTTTGCCCGCGCCCAGGTGCTGGTCGGCGGACCGGCGCTGACCGTGCCGATGAAGGTGCTGGAAGATGCCAAGCTGCGATCCGGCCACATCCGCAACCTGTTCTGCCGCTTTTCCGATTACCTGTTGTCGACGGTCATGCAGTCGGCGGCCTGCAACGCCTTTCACCCGATCGAACAGCGTGCCGCGCGCTGGCTGCTGACGGCGCAGGACCGCGCCGGCGATTCGATCGAGCTGACGCAGGAGGCGCTGTCCGGCCTGCTCGGCGTGCAGCGCACCACCGTCAATGCGGTCGCCCGGACGCTGCAGGACGAAGGGCTGATCGCGACCCGCCGCGGGACGATCCACGTCACCGACCGCGCCGGCCTGAAGCGGCGGGCATGCGAATGTTACGAAGCGATCGAAGGCCATTTTGCCGACGTCATCGGGCCCGGCGGCGGCTCCTGCTGA
- a CDS encoding TolB family protein encodes MSLAWLSLALLGAASPSWLADAPREPEKFLPSIVARPDTEESMLTLSSAGDIYWGVSRKWFPMSRVSEIWTARQVGGEWKSERAAFSAGYSDVDSFVTGDGKTVFFVSMRPAPAPRQDFDLYVVDRTDAGFGKARNLGPGVNSPQDDLFPSVADDGTLYYGSFKSGVPHIYRARRLPNGDYGPAESVGEPVNLPNLWSFNPFISPDGKTLVFTAFNRPGGMGKGDIWVATMQPDGTFGDVRNLGSKINTADDEFHPTLSPDRSAFFFIRRGSDAAANADIYWMSAKGLLP; translated from the coding sequence TTGAGCCTTGCTTGGCTGTCCCTCGCATTGCTGGGCGCGGCATCGCCGTCGTGGCTGGCCGATGCACCGCGCGAGCCCGAGAAGTTTCTTCCCTCGATCGTCGCCCGTCCGGACACCGAAGAATCGATGCTGACTCTTTCCTCGGCCGGCGACATCTATTGGGGCGTCAGCCGCAAATGGTTTCCGATGTCGCGCGTGTCGGAAATCTGGACCGCGCGGCAGGTCGGCGGCGAATGGAAATCGGAACGCGCCGCCTTCTCGGCCGGCTACAGCGACGTCGACTCGTTCGTGACCGGGGACGGCAAGACCGTCTTCTTCGTATCGATGCGCCCGGCGCCCGCCCCGCGCCAGGACTTCGACCTGTACGTTGTCGACAGGACCGACGCCGGCTTCGGCAAGGCGCGCAATCTCGGGCCGGGGGTCAATTCGCCGCAGGACGACCTTTTCCCGTCGGTCGCGGACGACGGCACGCTCTATTACGGCAGTTTCAAATCGGGCGTGCCGCACATCTACCGAGCCAGGCGCCTGCCCAACGGCGACTACGGCCCGGCCGAAAGCGTCGGCGAACCGGTCAACCTGCCCAATTTGTGGAGCTTCAACCCGTTCATCTCGCCGGACGGCAAGACGCTCGTCTTCACGGCCTTCAACCGGCCCGGCGGCATGGGCAAGGGCGACATTTGGGTCGCGACGATGCAGCCCGACGGCACGTTCGGCGACGTCCGCAACCTTGGCAGCAAGATCAACACGGCGGACGACGAATTCCACCCCACGCTGTCGCCGGACCGGTCCGCCTTCTTCTTCATCCGCCGCGGTTCCGACGCGGCCGCCAACGCCGACATCTACTGGATGAGCGCCAAGGGGCTGCTGCCCTGA
- a CDS encoding bifunctional salicylyl-CoA 5-hydroxylase/oxidoreductase, translated as MKIACIGAGPAGLYFAISMKLRDASHDIAVFERNPEGVTWGWGVVFSDQTVDNLAANDPATARIIADEFAHWDDIDVHIHGQTVTSSGHGFIGIGRKRLLEILTARARDLGVTLNFEAECDPADPRWQDYDLVIAADGANSRFRDAHRDAFEVDVDTRANKFVWLGTSKLFDAFTFAFEQTEHGWIWAHAYRFAPDCSTFIVECSEEVWRGLGFDTMSQDDSIAACERIFAKYLDGHRLISNATHLDGPAAWLNFRRIKCGTWTVGNTILLGDAAHTAHFSIGSGTKLALEDAIKLADMLNRPGVARDRALSEYQGERNLEVLKLQNSARNSTEWFETLDRYLAFEPLQFAYSLLTRSQRISHENLRLRDAGWLEGVERWFWDRWGGAAGQVAPPMFAPFKLRDMPVENRIVVSPMAMYSAVDGVPNDFHFVHYGERALGGAGLLFTEMTCVSPEGRITPGCAGLWNDEQRSQWLRIVDFVHARSKAKICLQLGHSGAKGSTRVGWEGYDVPLDDGNWPVMAASDVPWSPDNQVPVPMTRDDMDRVRDQFVAAVELAVAAKFDMIELHAAHGYLLSGFLTPLQNTRTDDYGGSLENRLRFPLEVFRAMRAAWPSDRPMSVRISATDWAGDDGITPEEAVRIGEAFWAEGADLIDVSAGQTWTGAQPVYGRMFQTPFSDRLRNEGRLATMAVGNIYEPDHANSILAAGRADLVALARPHLVDPFWTLRAAAALDYRGIHVPPQYLSGQAQLARNLKREAEMRAAELKA; from the coding sequence ATGAAGATTGCCTGCATCGGCGCCGGACCGGCCGGCCTCTATTTCGCGATCTCGATGAAGCTTCGCGACGCGTCCCACGACATCGCGGTGTTCGAACGCAATCCGGAGGGCGTGACCTGGGGTTGGGGCGTGGTCTTTTCCGACCAGACGGTCGACAACCTTGCCGCCAACGATCCCGCGACGGCGCGGATCATCGCCGACGAATTCGCCCATTGGGACGACATTGACGTCCATATCCACGGGCAGACTGTCACCTCGTCCGGCCACGGCTTCATCGGCATCGGGCGCAAGCGCCTGCTCGAAATCCTCACCGCCCGGGCGCGCGATCTGGGCGTGACCCTGAACTTCGAGGCCGAATGCGATCCGGCGGATCCCAGATGGCAGGACTATGACCTCGTCATCGCCGCCGACGGCGCCAATTCGCGCTTTCGCGACGCGCATCGCGATGCGTTCGAAGTCGACGTCGACACGCGCGCCAACAAGTTCGTTTGGCTCGGCACGTCAAAGCTGTTCGACGCCTTCACCTTCGCGTTCGAGCAAACCGAGCACGGCTGGATCTGGGCGCACGCCTACCGCTTCGCGCCCGATTGCTCGACCTTCATCGTCGAATGTTCGGAAGAGGTGTGGCGCGGCCTCGGCTTCGACACGATGAGCCAGGACGACAGTATCGCCGCGTGCGAGCGCATCTTCGCCAAATATCTCGACGGCCACCGGCTGATTTCTAACGCGACGCACCTCGACGGGCCCGCCGCCTGGCTCAACTTCCGGCGGATCAAGTGCGGCACCTGGACGGTCGGCAACACGATCCTGCTCGGCGACGCCGCGCATACCGCGCATTTCTCGATCGGGTCGGGGACCAAGCTGGCGCTCGAGGACGCGATCAAGCTGGCCGACATGCTCAACCGTCCCGGCGTGGCGCGCGACCGGGCGCTGTCCGAATATCAGGGCGAACGGAATCTCGAAGTGCTGAAGCTGCAGAACAGCGCGCGCAATTCGACCGAATGGTTCGAAACGCTGGACCGCTACCTCGCCTTCGAACCGCTGCAATTCGCTTATTCGCTGCTGACCCGAAGCCAGCGTATCAGCCATGAAAACCTGCGCCTGCGCGACGCCGGTTGGCTGGAAGGCGTCGAACGCTGGTTCTGGGACCGTTGGGGCGGTGCCGCCGGACAGGTCGCGCCGCCGATGTTCGCGCCGTTCAAACTGCGCGACATGCCGGTCGAAAACCGCATCGTCGTGTCGCCGATGGCCATGTATTCGGCGGTCGACGGAGTCCCCAACGATTTCCATTTCGTTCATTACGGCGAACGCGCGCTGGGCGGCGCGGGGCTGCTGTTCACCGAAATGACCTGCGTGTCGCCGGAAGGGCGGATCACGCCGGGCTGCGCCGGCCTGTGGAACGACGAACAGCGCAGCCAGTGGCTGCGGATCGTCGATTTCGTTCATGCGCGAAGCAAGGCGAAGATCTGCCTGCAACTGGGCCATTCGGGCGCCAAGGGTTCGACCCGGGTCGGCTGGGAAGGCTATGACGTGCCGCTCGACGACGGCAACTGGCCGGTGATGGCCGCGTCCGACGTCCCCTGGTCCCCCGACAACCAAGTGCCGGTGCCGATGACCCGGGACGACATGGACCGGGTCCGCGACCAGTTCGTCGCCGCGGTGGAGCTGGCGGTCGCGGCCAAGTTCGACATGATCGAACTGCATGCCGCGCACGGCTATCTGCTTTCGGGCTTCCTCACCCCGCTGCAGAATACCCGCACCGACGATTATGGCGGCAGCCTCGAAAACCGCCTGCGCTTCCCGCTCGAGGTGTTTCGCGCGATGCGCGCCGCATGGCCGTCGGACAGGCCGATGTCGGTGCGCATTTCGGCGACCGACTGGGCCGGCGACGACGGCATCACGCCGGAAGAAGCGGTGCGCATCGGCGAAGCGTTTTGGGCCGAGGGGGCGGATTTGATCGACGTGTCGGCGGGCCAGACCTGGACCGGCGCGCAGCCGGTGTACGGCCGCATGTTCCAGACCCCTTTCTCCGACCGCCTGCGCAACGAAGGACGGCTCGCGACGATGGCCGTCGGCAACATTTACGAACCCGACCACGCCAATTCGATCCTCGCCGCCGGTCGCGCCGACCTCGTCGCGCTGGCGCGGCCGCACCTGGTCGACCCGTTCTGGACCCTGCGCGCTGCCGCGGCGCTCGATTACCGCGGGATCCACGTCCCCCCGCAATATCTCAGCGGCCAGGCGCAGCTTGCCCGCAACCTCAAGCGCGAAGCCGAAATGCGCGCCGCGGAACTGAAGGCCTAG
- a CDS encoding extensin family protein translates to MRWLLIVAILSLAGCSRDRRPLPPPRAPIPDFAAPAQSTLQCHADLRREGVSFRPLPDRAFGGGCTALGSVQLLEIGTPVSNLGAMTCPVARQFARWTRETVQPAARKWLGAQVVKIESMGTYSCRSLNGQAGAKLSEHGRANAVDIGAFQLANGRRLTVLAGWSGGDAHEQAFLRDVHRGGCNRFAIGLGPDANANHRDHLHFDLGTNGPYCR, encoded by the coding sequence ATGCGTTGGCTGCTGATCGTTGCGATCCTGTCGCTTGCCGGCTGCTCCCGGGACCGCCGGCCCTTGCCGCCCCCGCGCGCCCCGATCCCCGACTTCGCCGCGCCCGCGCAATCCACCTTGCAGTGCCATGCCGACCTGCGCCGCGAAGGCGTCAGCTTCCGTCCCTTGCCCGACCGCGCGTTCGGCGGCGGCTGCACAGCGCTTGGCTCGGTCCAGCTGCTCGAGATCGGGACGCCGGTCAGCAACCTCGGCGCGATGACCTGCCCGGTCGCCCGCCAATTCGCCCGCTGGACCCGCGAAACCGTCCAGCCGGCGGCGCGCAAATGGCTCGGCGCGCAGGTCGTCAAGATCGAAAGCATGGGCACCTATTCGTGCCGTTCGCTCAACGGCCAGGCCGGCGCGAAATTGAGCGAGCACGGCCGCGCCAACGCCGTCGACATTGGCGCTTTCCAGCTCGCCAACGGCCGCCGCCTCACCGTTCTTGCCGGCTGGTCCGGCGGCGACGCGCATGAACAGGCGTTCCTGCGCGATGTGCACCGCGGCGGGTGCAACCGCTTCGCTATCGGCCTCGGCCCCGACGCCAACGCCAACCACCGCGACCACCTGCATTTCGACCTGGGCACCAACGGCCCCTACTGCCGCTGA